One Polaribacter sp. KT25b DNA segment encodes these proteins:
- a CDS encoding 3-ketoacyl-ACP reductase, with protein MQKMKSKKAIITGGGKGLGKATAIAFAKEGIDVAITGRNEATLKATVSEIEKLGVKAIYAVFDVGNYEEVKTGIKSIIEKFKTVDILVNNAGIAAFGTFNDMKVEQWSQIIQTNVMGMYYVTKEVLPYLIAKNEGDIINVSSTAGLNGNASTSAYSASKFAVIGMSESLMKEVRKNNIRVCTLTPSTIASDMSINLGIANKDSEDSVLQPEDFAELIVAGLKLPRRAMLKSAALWSTNP; from the coding sequence ATACAAAAAATGAAAAGTAAAAAAGCAATCATAACAGGAGGTGGTAAAGGTCTAGGTAAAGCCACAGCAATAGCATTTGCAAAAGAAGGAATTGACGTTGCAATAACTGGCAGAAATGAAGCTACTTTAAAAGCTACAGTTTCTGAAATTGAAAAACTTGGGGTTAAAGCCATTTATGCAGTATTTGATGTTGGTAATTACGAAGAAGTAAAAACAGGAATTAAAAGCATTATAGAAAAATTTAAAACCGTAGATATTTTAGTAAACAATGCAGGTATTGCAGCTTTTGGCACTTTTAACGACATGAAAGTTGAGCAATGGAGCCAAATTATACAAACCAATGTAATGGGTATGTATTATGTTACTAAAGAAGTTTTACCTTATTTAATTGCAAAAAACGAAGGTGATATTATTAACGTATCCTCTACTGCTGGCTTAAACGGTAACGCAAGTACTTCTGCATATTCTGCATCAAAATTTGCTGTAATTGGCATGTCAGAATCCTTAATGAAAGAAGTGCGTAAAAATAATATTAGAGTTTGCACATTAACACCAAGTACAATTGCTTCTGATATGTCTATCAATTTAGGAATAGCAAATAAAGATTCTGAAGACAGTGTTTTACAACCAGAAGATTTTGCAGAATTAATTGTTGCCGGATTAAAATTACCAAGAAGAGCAATGCTTAAGAGTGCTGCTTTATGGTCTACAAATCCTTAA